In Primulina huaijiensis isolate GDHJ02 chromosome 4, ASM1229523v2, whole genome shotgun sequence, a genomic segment contains:
- the LOC140974756 gene encoding probable aquaporin TIP3-2 has translation MPRRYDFGRAEEATHPDSFRATLSEFLSTFIFVFAGEGSILALDKMYGDRTLGASSLLVIALAHALSFFAAVASSMNVSGGHINPAVTFGALVGGRVSLLRAVYYWIAQLLGAVVASLLLRLATGGMRPGWFSVASGEGSLNALLMEIIMTFGLVYTVFATAIDPRRESLGTIAPLAIAFIVGANVLVGGPFDGASMNPARAFGPALVGWRWRYHWVYWLGPFVGAAVAGLIYEFGLIQPEAEVRHTGHHQPLAPEDY, from the exons ATGCCTCGCAGGTATGATTTTGGGAGGGCTGAAGAAGCCACCCACCCCGACTCTTTCAGGGCTACCTTGTCTGAATTTCTCTCCACTTTCATCTTCGTCTTCGCCGGCGAAGGCTCCATCCTCGCTCTtg ATAAGATGTATGGAGATAGAACATTAGGCGCGTCGAGTCTGCTTGTTATCGCACTTGCCCATGCGCTGTCGTTCTTCGCGGCTGTTGCTTCTAGCATGAATGTGTCCGGTGGTCACATAAATCCAGCCGTAACTTTCGGTGCACTCGTGGGCGGAAGAGTCTCCTTGCTGCGCGCCGTTTACTACTGGATTGCTCAGCTATTAGGCGCCGTCGTCGCTTCTCTTCTCTTGAGGCTTGCGACTGGTGGCATG AGACCTGGTTGGTTTTCGGTGGCATCCGGAGAAGGATCTCTGAACGCGCTGCTAATGGAGATAATAATGACATTTGGGCTGGTTTACACTGTGTTCGCAACTGCGATCGATCCAAGAAGGGAGAGCTTAGGCACAATCGCCCCACTCGCGATCGCCTTCATAGTTGGTGCTAACGTGTTGGTGGGAGGACCTTTTGATGGCGCATCGATGAATCCGGCTCGAGCATTCGGACCGGCGCTGGTGGGGTGGCGGTGGAGATATCACTGGGTGTACTGGCTGGGTCCCTTTGTGGGTGCGGCTGTGGCGGGTCTAATATATGAGTTTGGTCTCATACAACCGGAGGCAGAAGTACGCCACACCGGCCATCACCAGCCTCTGGCTCCGGAGGATTACTGA